The Celeribacter marinus genome window below encodes:
- a CDS encoding ABC transporter ATP-binding protein — protein MSDAIISLSGASLTLDGNAGRVEILHDISLDVAQGETVGLVGPSGSGKSSLLMLLGGLEQATGGTVSVLGHDLTSMDEDQLARFRRDHMGVVFQSFHLIPTMTALENVATPLELAGVVDAFDRARAELEAVGLGARMDHYPSQMSGGEQQRVALARAAAPRPAILLADEPTGNLDGTTGEAIINLLFGLRDRHGSTLVMVTHAPDLAARCDRVIQLRDGRLDATEATS, from the coding sequence ATGAGCGATGCCATTATTTCTCTTTCAGGTGCAAGCCTGACCCTCGACGGTAATGCGGGTCGTGTGGAGATATTGCACGACATTTCACTCGACGTGGCGCAAGGGGAAACCGTTGGGTTGGTTGGACCGTCTGGGTCGGGCAAATCGTCGCTCCTTATGTTGCTCGGCGGCTTGGAACAGGCCACCGGCGGCACCGTATCTGTGCTTGGTCACGATCTCACGTCGATGGACGAGGATCAATTGGCGCGGTTCCGCAGAGATCATATGGGGGTTGTGTTCCAATCCTTCCACCTCATTCCGACAATGACCGCACTGGAGAACGTTGCAACGCCGCTCGAACTTGCCGGTGTTGTCGATGCGTTTGACCGCGCGCGGGCGGAATTAGAGGCGGTGGGCCTAGGGGCGCGGATGGATCACTATCCATCGCAAATGTCGGGGGGGGAACAACAACGTGTTGCCTTAGCCCGAGCTGCGGCCCCGCGCCCCGCGATCCTATTGGCGGATGAGCCTACGGGAAATTTAGACGGCACGACGGGTGAGGCAATCATCAATCTTTTGTTTGGATTGCGTGATCGTCACGGATCGACGCTTGTCATGGTTACTCATGCACCCGATTTGGCGGCACGATGTGACCGCGTTATTCAGTTAAGAGACGGGCGTTTGGACGCGACGGAGGCCACCTCGTGA
- a CDS encoding arylesterase — protein MASLINRILLIFHFGYGVLRSIGKRSSSVFLSIALIAAAPLSAQDQTVRIAALGDSLTQGYGLLVHEGFTAQLQDWLDAHAVAATIVNAGVSGDTTSGGLSRVDWTLTDDIDAMIVALGGNDVLRGSPPELARSNLDAILAAGAAKGIPMMIIGIAVPSNYGQDYQTQFSEIYPDLAKKYDALYVENFLGALTDLGEMSETIKTHVQPDGVHPNARGVSVIVDAIGPTVADLAARATP, from the coding sequence ATGGCATCGCTCATAAACAGAATCCTTTTGATCTTTCACTTTGGATATGGGGTCTTGCGCAGCATCGGCAAGCGATCATCGAGTGTTTTCCTTTCGATAGCCCTAATCGCCGCAGCCCCGCTGAGCGCCCAAGACCAAACCGTGCGTATCGCGGCGTTGGGCGACAGTCTCACCCAGGGGTACGGCCTATTGGTGCATGAGGGGTTCACCGCACAACTCCAAGACTGGCTAGATGCGCATGCGGTGGCAGCCACCATTGTCAACGCGGGCGTCTCTGGTGATACGACATCTGGCGGCTTGTCGCGCGTCGACTGGACACTAACGGACGATATCGACGCTATGATTGTCGCCCTTGGTGGCAATGATGTCTTGCGCGGTAGTCCTCCCGAATTAGCGCGTTCAAACCTTGATGCCATACTAGCGGCAGGGGCGGCAAAGGGCATCCCGATGATGATCATCGGGATCGCGGTTCCAAGCAACTACGGCCAAGACTATCAAACGCAATTTTCAGAAATCTACCCTGATTTGGCAAAGAAATATGACGCGCTCTATGTCGAGAACTTTCTGGGGGCGCTCACAGATTTGGGCGAGATGAGTGAAACAATTAAAACCCATGTCCAACCCGATGGCGTGCACCCAAACGCGCGAGGCGTGTCGGTTATTGTTGACGCAATTGGACCCACTGTCGCTGATTTGGCCGCGCGCGCGACACCCTAG
- the ccoS gene encoding cbb3-type cytochrome oxidase assembly protein CcoS, whose translation MNVLVYLIPVSIFLGGVGLVAFFWSIRSHQFDDPQGDASRILTTDYDDHPRED comes from the coding sequence ATGAATGTTCTCGTATACCTCATTCCCGTATCCATTTTTCTTGGGGGGGTCGGGCTTGTGGCGTTTTTTTGGTCGATCCGCTCCCATCAATTCGACGACCCGCAAGGGGACGCAAGTCGCATCTTGACGACAGATTACGATGATCATCCACGCGAAGATTAG
- a CDS encoding heavy metal translocating P-type ATPase, producing MSEVQISACPACLAAPAAQSAAGAHDVKEARIVLSLPTAHCAACISAVERALNKLDSVHDARVNLTLKRALINADETVTPEDMIKVLEGIGYEAYELDAGAISATQSDKHGRAILTRIAVSGFAMMNVMLLSVAVWSGATDATRDMFHWISATIALPAIAYAAQPFFKSAWSALRVRRLNMDVPISLAIILAVGMSIYETAQSGRHAYFDAALSLTFFLLAGRYLDYRTRSVARSAAEELAALEVPRATLIDGTVRPICDIEKGDLVRVVPGARVPVDGIVTEGASELDRSLLTGESLPVAVGPQTVVSAGEVNLTGVLTVCVTAAGEDSSLHRMADLVAMAETSRNRYTSLADRAAQVYAPAVHILAFVAFAGWTWATGDVRLALNIAVAVLIITCPCALGLAVPAVTTAASGRLFRAGMLIKSATALERLAEVDTVVFDKTGTLTEGRPELANLREIEPRVRGIAMALASGSAHPLSSAIFEACRTADVIPAKLTAITERPGHGVEALLDGTPVRLGRAGWVGAAPLAQTATYLQVGDAPAVAFAFIDHLRDGAAQAVEAFKAQGKEVILLSGDAPAAVAEIAERIGIDAWEADCLPEGKAQRVGELTRMGRKVLMVGDGLNDTAALAGAHMSISPASALEATRVVSDIVLLGKSLAPLGEAAQVAKSATRRIKENFAIAAGYNMIAVPLALAGFATPLAAALAMSFSSITVSLNALRLRARKKAS from the coding sequence ATGTCCGAAGTTCAAATTTCAGCTTGTCCGGCATGTCTCGCCGCTCCTGCCGCTCAAAGCGCTGCAGGAGCGCATGATGTCAAAGAGGCCCGCATTGTTTTATCCTTGCCAACCGCACATTGCGCCGCATGCATTTCCGCGGTCGAGCGGGCGCTCAACAAACTTGATAGTGTGCATGATGCGCGCGTGAACCTCACGCTAAAGCGCGCGTTGATCAATGCTGATGAAACCGTGACCCCTGAGGACATGATCAAGGTTCTTGAGGGGATCGGCTACGAAGCATATGAGCTGGATGCCGGCGCGATTTCGGCGACCCAGAGCGACAAACATGGACGTGCAATCTTGACCCGTATCGCGGTGTCGGGCTTTGCCATGATGAATGTTATGCTCTTGTCGGTTGCGGTGTGGTCTGGGGCGACTGATGCCACGCGTGATATGTTCCATTGGATTTCGGCGACTATTGCGTTGCCCGCAATTGCCTATGCCGCACAGCCGTTTTTCAAATCGGCATGGTCAGCGCTGCGCGTGCGCAGACTTAATATGGATGTCCCTATTTCGCTGGCGATTATTCTGGCCGTGGGCATGTCCATTTACGAGACGGCCCAATCAGGGCGGCACGCCTATTTTGATGCCGCATTGTCGCTCACCTTTTTCCTACTTGCGGGGCGCTACCTTGATTACCGAACGCGCTCTGTGGCGCGCTCTGCCGCCGAAGAGCTTGCCGCCCTTGAAGTGCCCCGCGCCACCTTGATCGATGGCACCGTGAGACCGATTTGCGACATTGAAAAAGGTGATTTGGTGCGCGTGGTTCCAGGCGCACGCGTCCCCGTGGACGGGATTGTGACTGAGGGAGCATCTGAATTGGATCGCTCGCTTTTGACAGGCGAAAGTTTGCCCGTTGCCGTTGGCCCCCAGACTGTTGTGAGCGCTGGCGAAGTGAACCTCACGGGCGTGCTCACCGTGTGCGTCACGGCCGCTGGAGAAGATAGCTCGCTGCACCGAATGGCTGATCTGGTTGCGATGGCTGAAACCTCGCGCAACAGGTACACGTCGTTGGCGGATCGTGCGGCTCAGGTATATGCGCCCGCCGTTCACATTCTGGCGTTTGTCGCATTTGCGGGATGGACGTGGGCGACCGGTGATGTGCGTTTGGCACTCAATATTGCTGTGGCGGTTTTGATTATCACTTGTCCATGTGCGCTAGGTTTGGCTGTTCCTGCCGTGACGACCGCCGCCTCTGGCCGGCTGTTTCGCGCGGGAATGCTGATCAAATCCGCAACCGCGCTTGAACGTCTCGCAGAGGTCGACACGGTGGTTTTTGATAAAACCGGAACCTTGACTGAGGGACGTCCTGAGTTGGCAAACCTCAGAGAAATTGAACCGCGCGTGCGCGGAATCGCAATGGCACTGGCGTCTGGTTCTGCACATCCATTGTCGTCCGCCATTTTCGAGGCCTGTCGGACGGCGGATGTGATCCCAGCCAAGCTGACCGCGATCACTGAACGTCCGGGGCACGGTGTTGAGGCCCTATTGGATGGAACACCTGTGCGCCTTGGTCGCGCAGGATGGGTCGGGGCCGCGCCGTTGGCTCAAACCGCCACTTATTTGCAGGTGGGCGATGCGCCAGCGGTTGCATTTGCGTTCATTGATCATCTGCGCGATGGCGCAGCACAAGCCGTCGAAGCGTTCAAAGCACAAGGTAAAGAGGTTATTTTGTTGTCGGGTGATGCACCTGCGGCTGTGGCCGAGATCGCGGAGCGCATTGGCATCGACGCTTGGGAGGCGGATTGCCTCCCCGAAGGCAAAGCACAGCGTGTCGGGGAATTGACCCGTATGGGGCGCAAGGTTTTGATGGTGGGGGACGGTTTAAATGATACGGCGGCCCTCGCAGGGGCGCATATGTCAATCTCTCCCGCATCGGCACTTGAGGCGACTCGTGTCGTGTCCGACATTGTTTTGCTTGGGAAATCTTTGGCCCCGCTCGGCGAGGCCGCACAGGTTGCCAAATCCGCGACACGCCGGATCAAAGAGAATTTTGCGATTGCCGCAGGATATAACATGATTGCCGTGCCCCTCGCGCTTGCGGGGTTCGCAACGCCGCTTGCGGCCGCGTTGGCTATGTCGTTCTCATCTATTACGGTATCGCTAAATGCACTGCGCCTGCGGGCGCGTAAAAAGGCCTCTTGA
- a CDS encoding FixH family protein, whose protein sequence is MTEAKKEFEITGKHVLFGMIGAFSVIIGVNVFMAVSAVRTFPGLEVKNSYVASQNFNADKAAQVALGWTIETDTHEELFRVSIRDENGDPVEVKTISGTIGRATSVVEDQTPEFVFDGQAYEAHTGKLGEGNWNFRMIATALDGTEFKQRIVLNVKH, encoded by the coding sequence ATGACCGAGGCCAAAAAAGAGTTCGAGATTACAGGCAAGCATGTGTTGTTTGGAATGATTGGGGCGTTTTCTGTGATCATTGGTGTGAATGTCTTTATGGCAGTCAGCGCCGTGCGGACATTTCCCGGGCTAGAGGTGAAAAACTCCTATGTCGCTTCGCAAAACTTTAATGCGGACAAAGCCGCGCAAGTCGCGTTGGGGTGGACCATTGAGACCGATACTCACGAGGAGCTTTTTCGCGTCAGTATTCGTGACGAAAACGGTGACCCCGTCGAGGTGAAGACGATCAGCGGCACGATTGGCCGCGCCACATCGGTGGTCGAAGATCAGACCCCTGAGTTCGTTTTTGACGGCCAAGCCTATGAGGCTCACACGGGAAAGCTCGGTGAGGGAAATTGGAACTTTCGTATGATTGCCACCGCACTTGATGGCACAGAATTCAAACAGCGGATCGTTCTAAACGTTAAACATTAA
- the ccoG gene encoding cytochrome c oxidase accessory protein CcoG, which yields MSSNQDAPKLYEAREPVFPRRVKGPFRSLKWIIMALTLGVYYLTPWIRFDRGPNLPDQAVLIDLANRRFFFFWIEIWPHEFYFIAGLLIMAGLGLFLFTSAAGRVWCGYACPQTVWTDLFILVERWVEGDRNARLRLHRQKKMDLRKARLRITKWIAWLIIGAATGGAWVFYFTDAPTLMVDLFTGNANTLAYGTVIILTLTTFFFGGFAREQICIYACPWPRIQAAMMDEDTIVVGYRHWRGEPRGKARNHESSEAMGDCIDCMACVNVCPVGIDIRDGQQLECITCALCIDACDEIMDKIGKPRGLIDYMALTDEANEIAGKKVKSIWKHIFRPRTILYTVLWAAVGIGLVVALFIRPSIDMTVAPERNPTFVVQSDGSIRNIYNVRLRNKHGDDRPFRISVTGDPALSVQVEGTPYEVVTVPADQMKIQRVYITAAAKSGPATTDRSDITIWVTDISNNDRAHTATVFNGRGN from the coding sequence ATGAGCTCTAACCAAGACGCCCCGAAACTTTACGAAGCACGCGAACCCGTATTTCCGCGTCGCGTAAAAGGTCCATTCCGCTCGTTAAAGTGGATCATTATGGCTCTAACGTTAGGCGTCTATTACTTGACGCCTTGGATCCGGTTTGACCGTGGGCCAAACCTGCCTGATCAGGCTGTATTGATTGACCTCGCAAATCGGCGCTTCTTTTTCTTCTGGATCGAGATCTGGCCGCATGAATTTTATTTCATCGCGGGTTTGTTAATCATGGCGGGGCTTGGCCTTTTCTTGTTCACGTCTGCGGCTGGCCGTGTGTGGTGTGGCTATGCGTGTCCGCAAACGGTCTGGACGGATCTGTTTATTTTGGTTGAGCGCTGGGTCGAGGGCGATCGAAATGCGCGCCTCCGGCTTCATCGTCAAAAGAAGATGGATCTTCGCAAAGCGCGCCTTCGTATTACGAAGTGGATTGCATGGCTCATCATCGGGGCTGCGACAGGGGGGGCGTGGGTATTCTACTTTACCGATGCGCCAACCTTGATGGTTGATTTGTTCACAGGTAACGCAAACACTTTGGCTTACGGGACTGTCATCATCTTAACCCTGACCACGTTCTTCTTTGGCGGGTTTGCGCGCGAGCAAATTTGTATCTACGCCTGTCCATGGCCCCGTATCCAAGCGGCGATGATGGACGAAGACACGATTGTCGTCGGGTATCGCCATTGGCGCGGTGAGCCGCGCGGCAAAGCCCGTAATCATGAAAGCTCTGAGGCAATGGGCGATTGTATCGACTGTATGGCCTGCGTGAACGTATGTCCTGTCGGGATCGACATTCGGGATGGTCAGCAGCTTGAGTGCATCACTTGTGCGCTTTGTATCGACGCCTGCGACGAGATTATGGACAAAATCGGCAAACCGCGCGGTTTGATCGACTATATGGCGCTAACCGACGAAGCGAATGAAATTGCTGGCAAAAAGGTCAAGTCGATCTGGAAGCATATCTTCCGCCCGCGTACCATTCTTTACACGGTCCTGTGGGCCGCCGTCGGCATCGGCCTTGTTGTGGCTTTGTTCATTCGTCCCAGCATCGACATGACTGTGGCGCCAGAGCGTAACCCGACATTTGTAGTGCAATCTGACGGGTCAATCCGCAACATCTACAATGTGCGGTTACGCAACAAACATGGTGATGACCGTCCGTTCCGCATCTCTGTGACGGGTGATCCGGCCCTCTCCGTTCAAGTTGAGGGGACACCCTATGAGGTGGTCACCGTGCCTGCGGATCAGATGAAAATTCAACGGGTCTACATTACGGCGGCCGCAAAATCCGGCCCCGCGACGACCGACCGGAGTGACATCACAATCTGGGTGACGGATATCTCCAACAATGACCGCGCACATACCGCAACAGTGTTTAACGGACGAGGAAACTAG
- the ccoP gene encoding cytochrome-c oxidase, cbb3-type subunit III: MSKQKDKNQVETTGHSWDGIEEYNNPLPRWWLWTFYLCIIWAIGYSIAYPAWPLAKEATAGLLGFSTRAQVADKIASFEEMNAAVDAELAAADVTEVVVGSDVHSYGVNAGAAVFRANCSQCHGSGAAGNKGYPNLLDNDWLWGGTVDEIAYTIQHGVRNETDDARYSEMPKFGADELLEDDQILQVVEYVLSISDQEHDAVLATEGAIVFEENCAACHAEDGTGDIYQGAPNLTDAIWLYGGAREDVQESVYNARYGVMPAWGLRLSEADVKAAALYVHNLGGGE; the protein is encoded by the coding sequence ATGAGTAAGCAAAAAGATAAAAACCAAGTCGAGACTACGGGTCACTCTTGGGATGGTATCGAAGAGTATAACAATCCCCTTCCACGGTGGTGGCTGTGGACGTTCTATCTGTGCATCATCTGGGCGATCGGTTACTCTATCGCTTATCCTGCATGGCCTTTGGCCAAAGAAGCCACAGCGGGCCTTTTAGGGTTCTCAACCCGTGCTCAAGTGGCTGACAAAATCGCCTCTTTCGAGGAGATGAACGCAGCCGTGGACGCCGAATTGGCAGCCGCCGATGTAACCGAAGTTGTGGTCGGATCAGATGTTCACAGCTACGGCGTGAATGCGGGTGCTGCGGTCTTTCGCGCCAATTGTTCCCAGTGCCACGGCTCTGGGGCGGCGGGCAACAAAGGCTATCCAAACCTGCTCGACAACGACTGGCTTTGGGGCGGTACGGTGGATGAGATTGCCTATACAATCCAACACGGTGTGCGCAACGAAACCGATGATGCGCGCTATTCCGAGATGCCAAAATTTGGCGCTGACGAATTGCTCGAAGATGACCAGATCTTGCAGGTCGTCGAATATGTCTTGTCGATCTCTGATCAAGAGCACGATGCAGTCCTCGCGACCGAAGGTGCTATTGTCTTTGAAGAGAACTGTGCAGCGTGTCACGCCGAAGATGGCACAGGCGACATTTACCAAGGTGCGCCGAACCTGACGGATGCGATTTGGCTCTACGGTGGTGCGCGTGAGGACGTTCAAGAGTCAGTCTACAATGCCCGCTACGGTGTTATGCCGGCTTGGGGTCTGCGTTTGTCGGAAGCTGATGTTAAGGCTGCGGCTCTCTACGTCCATAACTTGGGCGGCGGCGAATAG
- a CDS encoding cbb3-type cytochrome oxidase subunit 3, whose protein sequence is MNYHILREFADSWVLLGMFVFFFGVIVWAIRPGSNKEHRDVANSIFRNEDKPANSEEART, encoded by the coding sequence ATGAACTATCACATCTTGCGCGAGTTTGCTGACAGCTGGGTATTGTTGGGAATGTTTGTGTTCTTCTTTGGTGTGATTGTCTGGGCGATCCGCCCGGGCAGTAACAAAGAGCACCGTGACGTCGCCAACTCCATCTTTCGCAATGAAGATAAACCGGCCAACTCTGAGGAGGCTCGGACATGA
- the ccoO gene encoding cytochrome-c oxidase, cbb3-type subunit II, with the protein MALLDKHKILETNATLLLVFSLLVVTVGGIVEIAPLFYLENTIEDVEGMRPYSPLELTGREIYVREGCYVCHSQMIRPMRDEVERYGHYSLAAESKYDHPFQWGSKRTGPDLARVGGRYSDAWHVDHMTDPQSVVPESVMPKYGFLSDRYIEPGYVQDLLTTHRMVGVPYSDEMIEAADEDFLAQADPDSDYDALVERYPGAVVSNFDAKDGITEMDALISYLQMLGTLVDFTTFIPDASR; encoded by the coding sequence ATGGCACTTCTTGATAAACACAAGATCCTCGAAACCAATGCAACGTTATTGTTGGTCTTCTCTTTGCTGGTGGTCACCGTTGGTGGCATCGTAGAGATTGCACCGCTCTTCTACCTCGAAAATACGATCGAGGATGTCGAGGGAATGCGTCCCTATTCGCCACTGGAACTCACGGGCCGTGAAATCTACGTCCGCGAAGGCTGTTACGTCTGTCACTCACAGATGATCCGCCCGATGCGCGACGAAGTGGAGCGGTATGGTCATTATTCACTGGCAGCGGAGTCAAAGTATGACCACCCGTTCCAATGGGGGTCAAAACGTACGGGACCTGATCTCGCGCGTGTTGGTGGCCGCTACTCTGATGCATGGCATGTCGACCACATGACGGACCCACAATCTGTGGTTCCTGAATCGGTGATGCCCAAATATGGCTTCCTTTCGGATCGTTATATTGAGCCTGGTTATGTTCAGGACCTCTTGACGACGCACCGCATGGTTGGGGTTCCGTACTCCGACGAGATGATCGAAGCCGCGGATGAGGACTTTCTTGCGCAGGCGGACCCCGATAGCGACTATGACGCGCTCGTGGAACGCTACCCTGGTGCAGTGGTCAGCAATTTCGATGCCAAAGACGGCATCACCGAAATGGACGCGCTGATTTCTTACCTACAGATGCTCGGTACGTTGGTCGATTTCACGACCTTCATCCCCGATGCATCACGCTAA
- the ccoN gene encoding cytochrome-c oxidase, cbb3-type subunit I translates to MWNYTKLAALGIFVVLAGLAANYGRDFAYQVHALIFMAAAAVTFIYTLRTTGDVKPAATGYLDGVVRYGVVITAFWGVVGFLVGTFIAFQLAFPALNFDFLQGYGNFGRLRPLHTSAVIFAFGGNALIATSFYVVQRTSAVRLWGGNLAWFVFWGYNLFIVLAATGYVMGVTQSKEYAEPEWYIDLWLTIVWVAYLLVFLGTLMTRKEKHIYVANWFYLSFIVTIAMLHIVNNLVIPVSFLGSRSVMVMSGVQDAMTQWWYGHNAVGFFLTAGFLGMMYYFVPKQAGRPVFSYKLSIIHFWALIFLYIWAGPHHLHYTALPDWASTLGMVFSIVLWMPSWGGMINGLMTLSGAWDKLRTDPIIRMMVISIGFYGMSTFEGPMMSIRAVNSLSHYTDWTIGHVHSGALGWNGMITFGALYFLVPKLWNRERLYSLGLVSWHFWLATIGIVLYAASMWVTGIMEGLMWREVDSQGFLVNAFADTVSAKHPMYVVRAMGGVLYLTGALIMCYNLIMTVRRSPAVADDAAMAPAE, encoded by the coding sequence ATGTGGAATTATACTAAGCTGGCAGCTCTGGGAATCTTTGTGGTTCTCGCTGGGCTTGCCGCGAACTACGGGCGCGATTTTGCATATCAAGTGCACGCGCTTATTTTTATGGCCGCCGCGGCCGTAACTTTTATCTACACCCTACGTACCACAGGAGACGTTAAGCCAGCCGCAACCGGCTATCTTGACGGTGTTGTGCGTTACGGTGTGGTCATTACCGCTTTCTGGGGCGTTGTGGGTTTCCTTGTGGGAACGTTCATCGCATTCCAGCTCGCCTTTCCGGCGCTCAATTTTGATTTTTTGCAAGGCTACGGTAACTTTGGGCGCCTGCGTCCGTTGCACACCTCGGCTGTGATCTTCGCCTTCGGTGGGAACGCATTGATTGCGACATCCTTCTACGTTGTACAGCGAACGTCTGCTGTGCGTCTGTGGGGCGGCAATCTCGCGTGGTTCGTGTTTTGGGGGTACAACCTCTTTATCGTTCTTGCGGCAACGGGCTACGTCATGGGTGTCACCCAGTCCAAAGAGTATGCTGAGCCAGAGTGGTACATCGATCTGTGGCTAACCATTGTTTGGGTTGCCTATCTGCTTGTTTTCCTCGGGACGCTGATGACCCGTAAGGAAAAGCACATCTACGTGGCCAACTGGTTCTACCTGTCCTTTATCGTGACCATCGCGATGCTGCACATCGTCAACAACCTCGTTATTCCCGTGTCGTTCCTCGGCTCGCGTTCTGTGATGGTGATGTCGGGTGTTCAAGACGCGATGACGCAGTGGTGGTACGGCCACAACGCCGTGGGCTTCTTCCTCACTGCGGGCTTCCTTGGCATGATGTATTACTTTGTGCCAAAGCAGGCCGGTCGTCCGGTGTTCTCGTACAAACTGTCGATCATCCACTTCTGGGCTTTGATCTTTTTGTACATCTGGGCCGGTCCACACCACCTGCACTACACAGCTTTGCCTGACTGGGCCTCGACGCTCGGTATGGTGTTCTCGATCGTGCTCTGGATGCCCTCATGGGGCGGTATGATCAACGGTTTGATGACGCTTTCGGGCGCATGGGACAAACTGCGTACCGACCCGATTATCCGCATGATGGTGATTTCGATCGGGTTCTACGGCATGTCGACCTTTGAAGGTCCGATGATGTCGATCCGCGCCGTGAACTCCTTGTCGCACTACACCGACTGGACCATTGGTCACGTGCACTCCGGCGCCCTTGGTTGGAACGGTATGATCACCTTTGGTGCTCTGTACTTCCTTGTTCCAAAACTTTGGAACCGTGAGCGCCTGTATTCGTTGGGTCTCGTATCTTGGCACTTCTGGCTCGCAACCATCGGCATCGTTCTCTACGCGGCGTCCATGTGGGTGACGGGTATTATGGAAGGCCTGATGTGGCGCGAAGTCGACAGCCAAGGCTTCCTTGTCAACGCATTCGCCGACACCGTTTCCGCGAAGCATCCAATGTATGTGGTTCGTGCCATGGGTGGGGTTCTCTATCTCACTGGTGCACTCATCATGTGCTACAACCTCATCATGACCGTTCGTCGTTCGCCAGCTGTGGCTGACGATGCGGCCATGGCTCCAGCAGAATAA
- a CDS encoding universal stress protein — MPFKTVTTVVCSMDADSHALDAAIALTRREDAHLEVICLGLDRTQPGFYYAGTNALVLQDNLQQAQADSKAVDDAVIKRLTAEDIPWSTNPITAQMAGLTPQLAHYLRFSDVVVLPRPYGAGRGHEHEEILEAALFSGHVPVLVIPDNATLPDTIKRVVVAWNESAEALGTIRAALPILQKADLVDITIIDPPQHGPDRSDPGGSLCQMLVRQGVRAEVSVLAKTMPRVADVLTRHISDKDADIIVMGAYGHSRFRESILGGATRNMLETVEVPVLMSH; from the coding sequence ATGCCCTTCAAGACAGTAACAACAGTGGTATGCTCGATGGACGCGGACAGCCATGCGCTTGATGCTGCTATTGCCCTGACACGCCGCGAAGATGCCCATCTCGAGGTCATCTGCCTCGGCTTGGATCGCACGCAACCTGGATTCTACTATGCGGGAACGAATGCGTTGGTCCTGCAAGATAATCTGCAACAGGCACAAGCAGACAGCAAAGCCGTAGATGATGCAGTTATCAAGAGATTAACGGCCGAAGACATCCCATGGTCCACCAACCCGATCACGGCGCAAATGGCCGGTCTCACACCACAGCTTGCGCATTATTTGCGGTTCTCGGATGTCGTTGTACTTCCGCGCCCTTACGGCGCGGGTCGCGGCCATGAGCACGAGGAAATATTGGAAGCCGCGCTATTCTCCGGCCATGTACCCGTGCTCGTCATTCCGGATAACGCCACCTTACCGGACACAATAAAACGTGTCGTTGTGGCGTGGAACGAAAGCGCAGAGGCGCTTGGTACGATCCGCGCAGCTCTACCGATTTTGCAAAAGGCAGATCTGGTCGACATCACCATAATAGACCCGCCACAACACGGACCAGATCGTTCCGATCCTGGCGGATCATTGTGTCAGATGCTCGTTCGCCAAGGTGTGCGCGCAGAAGTGTCGGTTCTCGCCAAGACAATGCCACGCGTGGCAGATGTTCTCACGCGCCACATCAGCGACAAAGACGCTGACATCATTGTAATGGGTGCGTACGGCCACTCTCGGTTCCGCGAGTCGATCCTTGGCGGAGCCACACGCAACATGCTTGAAACCGTCGAAGTGCCGGTTCTCATGTCGCACTAA